Genomic window (Thermodesulfobium sp. 4217-1):
CTATCTGATCTAGCAAATAAATCAAGCGATCCGCTGGAGCTTATCGCAATATGTAAGGCTCTAAAACAAATTGACTCAGATGAGGCTATTGATATCATAGGAAGGATCAAACAAAAAAATAATAAAATTGTGAACGATTATATAGATGAAATTATGTCTTGATTGTATAGTTTGTTTCCAAAAACAGGCCCTCTTTGCGACAAAAGATCTGGACGATAGCTTAAGGGCTAAGATTTTGAAGAAAGTAATGCTTTTTCTGTGCGACGCTGATTGGGAGACTTCCCCCGATGAGTTTGCAAACGAGGTTCACTGCATTATAAGAGAAGTATCGGGTTTATCAGACCCATATAAAGAGATTAAGAAAAACAGCAATAAAATCTCACTTGAAATGTATCCTGAGTTAAAGGAACTTTTAGATAGAGAAAAATTAGAAAATCGGCTTTACACAGCGGTGAAGTTAGCTATTGCAGGAAACATAATAGATTTTGGCCCTTCAGTTGAATTCGATCTCAAAGGTACTGTGAACGAGGTGATGTATAAAGATCTAGCTATAGATGAT
Coding sequences:
- a CDS encoding HEAT repeat domain-containing protein, yielding MRGSISYDDKIILSLDHPILDIRMVSIKLVGDKRIKRALSKLSDLANKSSDPLELIAICKALKQIDSDEAIDIIGRIKQKNNKIVNDYIDEIMS